The sequence GTTAGAGGGGCATCTTCTTTTGATACGATGAAGGCTAGGTCGAAGGCTTCTGCCTGGGGGTGACCATGTGAGTAGGATAGGATATGTACCCCAACATCAGCCAGACGAGCGACCGCCTGAGTCATCACGAGTGGATTCTTGGGCACATCCTTAACCGTGAACCGCACCAGTCCTTTCTGCTGCGTGACGGCGCGCACAAAGCGGTCCTCGAGCTCCTTGAAATCCCTAACCTTGGTTCCTCGCTTTTCAGGAGCAAGGCTTGAGCGTACCTCCAGTGGAACCTTGTAGCGCATGGCTAGTGCCGCAGCACGTGGATGCAGCACCCGGGCGCCGTAATCGGAAAGCTCAACAAGTTCCTCGTAGCTTATCCTTTCTAGACACGTGGCTTTTGGAAACAGGTGCGGGTCTGCCGTGCACAACCCCTTGACTGTCTTGTATAACTCACAAGAATCTGCGCCCAGAAACTTGGTAAGGGCCACTGCCGTGGTATCCGATCCGCCGCGGCCAAGCGTGGTTACCTCTTTGCCCTCAGCACTTACGCCCTGGAACCCGGCAACTATCGGGATATAACCGGCGGCAATGGTCTCCCTTAGCCTGTTGCCGCGCACGAATAGTATCCGGGCGTCGTTGTGGCTCTCGTCGGTGTGTATGCCTACCTGTGAACCGGTAAAGGAGCGGGCCTTGACCCCTCGTTCGGCAAGTGCCATGGCCAAAAGGCTCATGGTGATGCGCTCACCAGCGGTAAGAAGCATGTCAAGCTCCCTGCCTTTGGGTTTGGTAGTTACAGATCGTGCTAAGGCGTTAAGCTCATCGGTCTTAGTGCCCATCGCCGAGACCACAACCACCAGCTTATCTTCTCTTGCCCTGTCAGCTAGATAAGAGGCCACCCTTTTTAATTGCCGCACGGTGGCGAGTGAACGACCTCCGAACTTGGTTACTATCAGAGCCATTTCCCTAAACGATCCACAGCTTCTTGGATTTGAGCGCGGTCGAGTGTCAGCGAGAAGCGAACGTAGCCCTCGCCTGCCTCGCCAAAACCTATACCCGGTGTCACAAGGACGCCGGTTTCAGCAAGCATCTTGCGAGCGAACTCCAGGGAGGAACTGTCTTTATGTGGAACCTGTGCCCATACGTAGAATGTGGCCTTTGTGGATGGGATCACCCAGCCCAGCTGGTTGAGCCCTGCAAACAAGGCACCTCTGCGCGATTTATAAAGGGCCCGTATCTCTTTACCCACTTCGCCTGCCAGCTCAAGGGCGGTCTGGGCCGCTCGCTGGATCGCTACGAAGACCCCGGAGTCGGTGTTCCGCTTGATCTTTAAGAGGGCGGCGATCATCCGTGCATTTCCGACAGCAAACCCGATACGCCAGCCGGTCATATTGAAGGTCTTGGAGAATGAACCGAACTCCACTGCGCACTCTTTGGCTCCTGGCACGGCAAGTATACTGGTCGGTTCCTCGTCGAAGTAGATCTCGGAGTAGGTGTTGTCGTTGGCAAGCCACATGTTGTGAGCGCGCGCAAACTGCACCGCCTCGGCAAGATGGATGGGTGAAGCTACGGCTGCGGTGGGGTTTGAGGGATAGTTAAGGATCAGTAGTTTGGTCTTATGAGTAGCCTTAAGGCGTGGAATATCCATAATGAAGTGATTTGCTTCAAGCAGATGGGCAGGGATAGGTGTCCCTCCTGCAAGGAGGGTCTGGTTGCGGCAGACCGGGTATGAGGGATCGGGATAGATCACCTCATCGCCCGGATCAACAAGTGCCCAGATAAGGTGGCCTATACCCTCCTTTGAGCCGATGAGCACACAGACCTCGGTCTGGGGGTCCAGGTCCACTCCAAAGCGATCCTTGTACCAGTAGGCGATGTCTCGGCGAAGGCTCAGCGTTCCCTCATAGCTGGGGTAACGGTGGGTAGACGGATCGTTTGCCGCGTGAGAGAGAGCGTTAACGATCTCAGGGTGGGTCGGCTGATCAGGGTCTCCTACACCGAAGTCAATGACCCCCTCTCCGTAGGTGGCTTTAGCCGCATCAAGCTCTGCAAAGAGGTAGGGGGGAAGCAGGTCTAAACGCTTGGCGTGCTCTCTCAACTTTCCTCCAGGATATCAGCGAATTGATAGAATCTTTTCGGTTTATGTGCGATAAATCTTATTGCTTTCAGTGTTCCTTTGGCGAAAGCTAACCTGCTTGAAGCCCGATGTGTAAGCTCCAGTCTTTCGCCTTCGGTCGCAAAGTAAAGGGTGTGCTCGCCCGCCACGTCGCCTCCGCGCAGGGCAAGGACGGCCAGTTCGTCCGGGGCACGCTCTCCAGTGTAACCCTCACGTCCGTAGATGACTTTCGTGATCCTCCGGTTCGCTTTGATAATCCCTGCAAGCTTCTTTGCGGTTCCTGAAGGCGCGTCCTTTTTGTGGCGGTGGTGCATCTCAACTATCTCAACGTCGTAGTCGGGCAGCGCCCTTGTTGTTTCTGCGGCAAGCTTGAACATAAGGTTCACGCCTACAGACATGTTCGGCGCCCATAGAATAGCTCTCTCTGCAGCGGATTCCTTGAGTCGGTTGAGATCTTCCTCTGAGAGCCCGGTTGTACCCGAAACAAGCGGCAGTCTGGAGGGTCTCATGGTCTCGATGATCTGGAATAGACCCTCAGGCGATGTAAACTCCACCACCACGTCAGCCTCCTCCAGAAGACTCGCCAACTCCGCCGTGATGTCCATCCCATAGCGGGACTTACCGATATCTGGATGATCGGCTCGCTCCACGATTCCCACAAGCTCCATATCCTCGGCCTCACTCACCAACCTTGCTACCTCCCCGGCCATGCGGCCGCAGCCGCCTGCAACTATTACCCGGATCATACCGCCAGACCGTATGCAAGCATCGCTTCGCGAAGCTTTGCCAGGTTCTCTTCGGATACCGGTGCCAAAGGCAGACGCACCTCGCCGGAGTTTATGCCCATAAGACCGGTTGCCGCCTTCACCGGCCCGGGATTGGTCTCCGTAAAGAGTGCCTTCACGAGCGGAAAGAGCTTCTGGTGTATGGTCAGCGCAGCCTCGAAATCGCCCTGTTCGAAGAAGCGCACCATGTTCGCGGTGTCATACGG is a genomic window of candidate division TA06 bacterium B3_TA06 containing:
- a CDS encoding aspartate kinase, which produces MALIVTKFGGRSLATVRQLKRVASYLADRAREDKLVVVVSAMGTKTDELNALARSVTTKPKGRELDMLLTAGERITMSLLAMALAERGVKARSFTGSQVGIHTDESHNDARILFVRGNRLRETIAAGYIPIVAGFQGVSAEGKEVTTLGRGGSDTTAVALTKFLGADSCELYKTVKGLCTADPHLFPKATCLERISYEELVELSDYGARVLHPRAAALAMRYKVPLEVRSSLAPEKRGTKVRDFKELEDRFVRAVTQQKGLVRFTVKDVPKNPLVMTQAVARLADVGVHILSYSHGHPQAEAFDLAFIVSKEDAPLTEKILNAFRKETGAARLSVMKQISEVSLVGPGAGQDAHITRRAFEVLRAENVHIEAFATSQLKLTFFLRARSLKRAITRLLEEFNLMVRSK
- a CDS encoding LL-diaminopimelate aminotransferase (produces methionine from 2-keto-4-methylthiobutyrate and glutamine in vitro; mutations do not affect methionine salvage in vivo however), with protein sequence MREHAKRLDLLPPYLFAELDAAKATYGEGVIDFGVGDPDQPTHPEIVNALSHAANDPSTHRYPSYEGTLSLRRDIAYWYKDRFGVDLDPQTEVCVLIGSKEGIGHLIWALVDPGDEVIYPDPSYPVCRNQTLLAGGTPIPAHLLEANHFIMDIPRLKATHKTKLLILNYPSNPTAAVASPIHLAEAVQFARAHNMWLANDNTYSEIYFDEEPTSILAVPGAKECAVEFGSFSKTFNMTGWRIGFAVGNARMIAALLKIKRNTDSGVFVAIQRAAQTALELAGEVGKEIRALYKSRRGALFAGLNQLGWVIPSTKATFYVWAQVPHKDSSSLEFARKMLAETGVLVTPGIGFGEAGEGYVRFSLTLDRAQIQEAVDRLGKWL
- a CDS encoding 4-hydroxy-tetrahydrodipicolinate reductase; its protein translation is MIRVIVAGGCGRMAGEVARLVSEAEDMELVGIVERADHPDIGKSRYGMDITAELASLLEEADVVVEFTSPEGLFQIIETMRPSRLPLVSGTTGLSEEDLNRLKESAAERAILWAPNMSVGVNLMFKLAAETTRALPDYDVEIVEMHHRHKKDAPSGTAKKLAGIIKANRRITKVIYGREGYTGERAPDELAVLALRGGDVAGEHTLYFATEGERLELTHRASSRLAFAKGTLKAIRFIAHKPKRFYQFADILEES